A single window of Cupriavidus pauculus DNA harbors:
- a CDS encoding indolepyruvate ferredoxin oxidoreductase family protein: protein MNSPLTPQSQQAFADALASTTIDDKYTLSKGRVYMSGTQALVRLPLLQKARDAAAGLNTAGFVSGYRGSPLGALDMALWKAKKHLAASDVVFQAGVNEDLAATAVWGTQQINLFPKANRDGVFAMWYGKGPGVDRSMDVLKHGNAAGSAQHGGVLVLAGDDHAAKSSSVAHQSEHVLLSAGIPVLYPSNVQEYLDYGLHGWAMSRYSGLWVAMKCVTDVVESTSSVEIDPDRVQVQIPTDFQVPAEGLNIRWPDSPLAQEARLLDHKLYAALAYIRANKLNRIVLDSDKPRFGIMAAGKAYLDVRQALRDLGLDDETCKGLGIRLFKVGCVWPLDAQDAREFATGLEEILVVEEKRQILEYALKEELYNWREDVRPKVFGKFDERGNQGGEWSVPQGQYLLPAHYELSPALIAKAIARRLDTFDLPADVRSRIGARVALIEEKEREAAKPRLSVERKPWFCSGCPHNTSTRVPEGSRALAGIGCHYMAMWMDRNTDTFSQMGGEGVAWIGQTPFTDEKHVFVNLGDGTYFHSGLLAIRASVAAKVNITYKILFNDAVAMTGGQPVDGVLTVPQITHQVKAEGVRDIVIVTDEPEKYAKTDALAAGVTVHHRDELDAVQKRLREIEGATILIYDQTCATEKRRRRKQGKYPDPARRAFINDAVCEGCGDCSVKSNCLSVEPLATPLGTKRVINQSSCNKDFSCVNGFCPSFVTAEGAQVRKPAAQGGKDGTGLEATLPLPSFAPLESHYGILVTGIGGTGVVTIGGLLGMAAHLERKGVTVLDMAGLAQKGGAVLSHVQLAPSPEALHATRIATGEARLVIGCDAIVSASAEVLSKVQNGRTAAAINSAQMPTAEFLANPKWSFPGTSAENDIRASVGEACQFLDANAWALKLLGDAIYSNPLLLGYAWQQGWVPLSLESLTRAIELNGVSVERNKQAFTWGRALAHLGEETVQAMLGKDTTGQKVVAMPETLDSTIRHRAALLTDYQNAAYAKRYSDAVTRVRAAEDAIAGPDRKRPLTEAVAKHLAKLMAYKDEYEVARLHADPAFLEKLRTQFEGEPGRDYQINFWLAPPSLAGREPGTPKKRRFGPHMMTVFKLLAKLKGLRGTAFDPFGRTEERRVERALVAEYFALVEEFARTLTAERLSVAIDLASLPDDIRGYGHVKEASIARVATRRAELMAAYRTGGLSETTDAMVTGVA, encoded by the coding sequence GTGAATAGTCCGCTTACCCCACAATCCCAACAAGCATTTGCCGATGCGCTTGCGTCCACCACCATTGACGACAAGTACACGTTGTCGAAGGGGCGCGTGTACATGAGCGGCACACAAGCACTGGTGCGCCTGCCGCTGCTGCAGAAGGCGCGCGATGCGGCGGCCGGACTCAATACGGCAGGGTTCGTATCCGGCTACCGGGGCTCGCCGCTCGGTGCACTGGACATGGCGCTGTGGAAGGCGAAAAAGCATCTCGCCGCCAGCGACGTGGTCTTCCAGGCAGGCGTCAACGAGGATCTGGCTGCCACGGCGGTGTGGGGCACGCAGCAGATCAATCTCTTTCCAAAAGCAAACCGGGACGGCGTGTTTGCCATGTGGTACGGCAAGGGTCCGGGCGTCGACCGCTCGATGGATGTGCTCAAGCACGGCAATGCAGCCGGCTCGGCGCAGCATGGCGGTGTGCTGGTTCTGGCCGGTGACGACCATGCGGCGAAGTCCTCGTCGGTCGCGCATCAGTCCGAGCATGTGCTGCTGTCGGCGGGCATCCCAGTCCTGTATCCGTCGAACGTGCAGGAGTATCTCGACTACGGCCTGCACGGCTGGGCGATGAGCCGCTACTCCGGCCTATGGGTCGCGATGAAGTGCGTGACCGATGTGGTCGAATCCACCTCGTCGGTCGAGATCGATCCGGATCGCGTGCAGGTGCAGATCCCGACCGATTTCCAGGTGCCGGCCGAAGGATTGAACATCCGGTGGCCCGATTCACCCCTCGCACAAGAAGCCCGGCTGCTCGACCACAAGCTATATGCCGCATTGGCCTACATCCGTGCCAACAAGCTCAACCGCATCGTGCTCGATTCGGATAAGCCGCGTTTCGGCATCATGGCCGCCGGCAAGGCCTATCTCGACGTGCGGCAGGCACTGCGCGATCTCGGTCTGGACGATGAAACCTGCAAGGGACTCGGCATCCGGCTGTTCAAGGTCGGATGCGTGTGGCCGCTCGATGCGCAGGACGCTCGCGAGTTCGCAACAGGGCTCGAAGAGATCCTCGTCGTGGAAGAGAAGCGGCAGATTCTCGAATACGCGCTGAAGGAAGAGCTTTACAACTGGCGCGAGGACGTGCGGCCAAAGGTGTTCGGAAAGTTCGACGAGCGTGGCAACCAGGGCGGCGAATGGTCGGTGCCGCAGGGACAGTATCTGCTGCCTGCGCACTACGAGTTGTCGCCAGCACTGATCGCGAAAGCCATCGCCAGGCGTCTGGACACATTCGATCTGCCTGCTGACGTTCGCAGCCGCATTGGCGCCCGTGTGGCGCTGATCGAAGAGAAGGAGCGCGAAGCCGCCAAGCCGCGCCTTTCCGTGGAGCGCAAGCCGTGGTTCTGTTCGGGTTGCCCGCACAACACGTCGACCCGCGTGCCCGAGGGCTCGCGCGCGCTCGCAGGTATCGGCTGCCACTATATGGCGATGTGGATGGACCGCAATACCGATACGTTCAGCCAGATGGGCGGCGAGGGCGTGGCATGGATAGGCCAGACGCCGTTCACCGACGAGAAGCATGTCTTCGTGAATCTTGGCGATGGCACGTATTTCCATTCGGGCCTGCTGGCAATACGCGCATCCGTAGCGGCGAAGGTGAACATCACCTACAAGATCCTGTTCAACGATGCCGTTGCCATGACGGGCGGGCAGCCGGTGGACGGCGTGCTGACCGTGCCACAGATCACGCACCAGGTGAAGGCCGAAGGCGTGCGCGACATCGTGATCGTCACCGACGAGCCGGAGAAGTACGCAAAGACCGATGCGCTAGCTGCGGGCGTGACCGTGCATCATCGCGATGAACTCGATGCCGTGCAGAAGCGGCTGCGTGAAATAGAAGGCGCGACGATCCTGATCTACGACCAGACCTGCGCCACGGAGAAGCGGCGCCGTCGAAAGCAGGGAAAGTATCCCGATCCCGCGCGCCGCGCCTTCATCAACGACGCCGTGTGCGAAGGCTGCGGCGACTGCTCGGTCAAGTCGAACTGCCTGTCCGTGGAGCCGCTGGCGACGCCGCTGGGCACGAAGCGCGTCATCAACCAGTCGTCGTGCAACAAGGACTTTTCGTGCGTCAACGGTTTCTGCCCGAGCTTTGTCACGGCAGAAGGCGCGCAGGTGCGCAAGCCGGCAGCCCAGGGCGGGAAGGACGGAACCGGACTCGAGGCCACACTGCCATTGCCGTCCTTTGCGCCGCTTGAAAGCCACTATGGCATCCTTGTCACAGGGATCGGTGGCACCGGCGTGGTCACGATCGGCGGGCTGCTGGGCATGGCGGCGCATCTCGAACGGAAGGGCGTCACCGTGCTGGACATGGCCGGACTCGCCCAGAAAGGTGGTGCAGTGCTGAGCCACGTCCAACTGGCGCCCTCGCCAGAAGCGCTGCACGCCACCCGCATTGCCACCGGCGAAGCGCGGCTCGTCATCGGTTGCGATGCCATTGTCTCGGCTTCCGCCGAGGTGCTGTCCAAGGTGCAGAACGGCCGCACGGCTGCCGCGATCAACAGCGCGCAGATGCCTACCGCGGAGTTTCTGGCCAATCCCAAGTGGTCGTTTCCCGGTACGTCCGCGGAGAACGACATCCGCGCCAGCGTGGGCGAAGCCTGTCAATTCCTCGACGCGAACGCCTGGGCGCTGAAACTGCTCGGCGATGCGATCTATTCGAATCCGCTGCTGCTCGGCTATGCGTGGCAGCAGGGCTGGGTGCCGCTGTCGCTGGAAAGCCTGACAAGGGCCATCGAACTGAACGGTGTGTCCGTCGAGCGCAACAAGCAGGCCTTCACATGGGGCCGCGCGCTGGCGCACCTTGGCGAGGAGACGGTGCAGGCGATGCTTGGCAAGGACACCACCGGTCAGAAGGTGGTCGCCATGCCGGAAACGCTAGACAGCACGATCCGCCACCGCGCAGCGCTGTTGACCGACTATCAGAACGCTGCCTATGCGAAGCGGTACTCCGACGCCGTTACCAGGGTACGTGCGGCTGAAGATGCAATCGCCGGCCCCGACAGAAAGCGCCCTCTGACCGAAGCGGTGGCGAAGCATCTCGCCAAGCTGATGGCCTACAAGGACGAGTACGAAGTGGCGCGGCTTCACGCCGATCCTGCCTTCCTCGAGAAGCTGCGTACGCAGTTCGAGGGCGAGCCCGGCCGCGACTATCAGATCAACTTCTGGCTGGCGCCTCCGAGCCTCGCGGGACGCGAACCGGGCACGCCGAAGAAGCGCCGATTCGGTCCGCACATGATGACGGTGTTCAAGTTGCTGGCAAAGCTCAAGGGCCTGCGCGGTACGGCGTTCGATCCATTCGGCCGAACGGAAGAGCGCCGCGTGGAACGCGCGTTGGTGGCGGAGTACTTCGCACTGGTTGAAGAGTTTGCGCGCACCTTGACCGCAGAGCGTCTGAGCGTGGCAATCGATCTCGCCAGCCTTCCCGACGATATCCGGGGCTACGGGCACGTAAAAGAGGCGTCGATCGCGCGTGTGGCGACAAGGCGCGCTGAACTGATGGCGGCCTATCGGACTGGCGGGCTATCCGAGACGACAGATGCCATGGTCACCGGTGTCGCGTAG
- a CDS encoding LysR substrate-binding domain-containing protein, with protein MQGIERAFPAAKEITLRQMRYFRAAAATGQFSMAATEEHVSQSAITNAVLALEQLLGVRLFDRFPHGVALTAEGNHLYQHVTRILESVEDALRQPRIRLDALEGSVSIAATYTVLGYFLPGLLARFRNNYPNVELDLRDLDRLSVEEQVLCGNIELGIVLLSNVEEPARFGHRSLIRSRRQLWAAPGHPLLLGPPPTLRQIAEYPYILLTVDEGEASTMRYWQSKRIAPNVGFRTTSMEALRGLVAHGFGVTVLSDMVFRPWSLEGKEIEARPLATPAPDMEVGVIWPKDTELSVPATVLRDFLIYACSR; from the coding sequence ATGCAAGGCATCGAGCGCGCGTTTCCCGCCGCAAAAGAGATCACGCTGCGGCAGATGCGCTACTTTCGTGCTGCGGCGGCAACGGGCCAGTTTTCAATGGCCGCTACCGAAGAACACGTTTCACAGTCCGCCATTACCAACGCGGTCTTGGCGCTGGAACAACTGCTTGGCGTCCGCCTGTTCGACCGCTTTCCACATGGCGTTGCGCTAACCGCAGAAGGCAACCACCTCTACCAGCACGTCACGCGCATTCTCGAATCGGTGGAGGATGCGCTGCGGCAGCCTCGCATTCGCCTGGATGCGCTGGAAGGCAGTGTCAGCATCGCCGCCACCTATACCGTTCTTGGTTATTTCCTGCCCGGCCTGCTCGCGCGTTTCCGAAACAACTATCCCAACGTAGAACTGGATCTGCGCGATCTTGATCGTCTCTCCGTCGAGGAACAGGTGCTATGCGGGAACATAGAGCTAGGCATCGTGCTGCTCTCGAACGTCGAGGAGCCTGCCAGGTTCGGACACCGCTCGCTGATCCGATCACGCCGTCAGCTCTGGGCGGCGCCAGGTCACCCGCTGCTGCTAGGGCCGCCTCCTACACTCAGGCAGATTGCCGAGTATCCCTACATTCTGCTCACGGTCGACGAGGGCGAGGCTTCGACGATGCGCTACTGGCAAAGCAAACGGATCGCGCCGAACGTGGGGTTCCGAACGACTTCGATGGAAGCGCTGCGCGGACTGGTCGCCCACGGATTCGGCGTGACCGTGCTCTCTGACATGGTCTTCCGGCCGTGGTCGCTCGAAGGCAAGGAGATCGAAGCCAGGCCGCTCGCTACGCCGGCACCGGATATGGAAGTGGGCGTCATCTGGCCCAAGGACACGGAACTGTCCGTGCCCGCTACCGTGTTGCGGGACTTCCTGATCTACGCGTGCAGCCGCTAG
- the rraA gene encoding ribonuclease E activity regulator RraA: MTMEADSAAVLSTSDLADSRPDDVEGYASPFRSYGGRRAFHGPIATVTCFEDAGPIRDYLSEPGRGRVLVADAGGSRRVAVLGDRMAQLGVGNGWAGVILNGNVRDCDTLAALDVGVLALGAVPVRGGLYGQGERDADVVIAGISFRAGGYVYVDADGLLLSHAALHEQ, encoded by the coding sequence ATGACCATGGAAGCAGATAGCGCTGCAGTTCTTTCTACCAGCGATCTTGCTGATAGCCGGCCGGATGATGTCGAAGGTTACGCATCGCCGTTCCGATCATATGGAGGACGCCGCGCGTTCCACGGCCCGATCGCGACGGTCACCTGCTTCGAGGATGCCGGTCCCATCCGGGACTACCTGTCGGAGCCAGGGCGCGGACGCGTGCTGGTTGCCGACGCAGGCGGCTCGCGGCGCGTGGCGGTACTGGGCGACAGGATGGCGCAGTTGGGAGTCGGCAACGGCTGGGCCGGTGTGATTCTCAACGGCAATGTGCGCGACTGCGATACGCTGGCTGCGCTCGATGTCGGTGTGCTGGCCCTCGGCGCAGTACCCGTGCGGGGTGGTCTGTACGGACAAGGCGAACGGGATGCTGATGTTGTCATCGCCGGGATTTCCTTTCGCGCCGGCGGATATGTCTATGTCGATGCAGACGGACTGTTGCTCAGCCACGCGGCATTGCACGAGCAATAG
- a CDS encoding Bug family tripartite tricarboxylate transporter substrate binding protein: MPTPLRKQVRLAFAVMTSLVLASASISPAQAQTPIRLIVPTQAGSQADAVARAMSQSLSKNLGHSVVVENLPGAGGVPGTQQLVRAPKDGTTLGLISSNHVINPFIYKNMPYDALKDITPITVIGTLPLVLVVNPSVRANNTKELVALLKSKPGEFNYGSSGNGTVLHLAGQLFASEAKVEVSHVPYKGAGNYTTDLVGGQVQLGFLTLQTVLPLVKAGKLKAIAVSTTQRVPGLPDVPTLAESGLPQYNFDAWLAIVGPAGMQAQNVAQLQSKIKATLQDKDVQEQLAQQGVIVSTAAPESAGAFMKTELDKHARIVKQAGATLN; the protein is encoded by the coding sequence ATGCCCACCCCACTTCGGAAGCAAGTGCGCCTTGCATTTGCCGTAATGACGTCGCTCGTACTGGCTTCCGCCAGCATCTCTCCCGCACAAGCGCAGACGCCAATTCGCCTGATCGTGCCGACGCAGGCCGGCTCGCAAGCCGATGCCGTCGCGCGCGCAATGAGCCAGTCGCTGTCCAAGAACCTGGGTCATTCGGTGGTGGTGGAGAACCTGCCCGGGGCGGGCGGCGTGCCGGGCACGCAGCAGCTTGTGCGTGCCCCGAAGGACGGCACGACGCTCGGCCTGATTTCATCGAATCACGTCATCAACCCGTTCATCTACAAGAACATGCCGTACGACGCGTTGAAGGACATTACGCCCATCACCGTCATTGGCACGCTTCCGCTGGTGCTGGTGGTCAACCCGTCAGTCCGCGCGAACAACACGAAGGAACTCGTTGCGTTGCTGAAGTCCAAGCCGGGCGAGTTCAACTACGGCTCGTCGGGCAATGGCACCGTGCTCCATCTCGCAGGCCAGTTGTTCGCCAGCGAGGCGAAAGTCGAAGTCAGCCACGTACCCTACAAGGGCGCGGGCAATTACACCACCGATCTGGTCGGCGGTCAGGTCCAGCTCGGCTTCCTCACCTTGCAGACGGTGTTGCCGCTCGTCAAGGCAGGCAAGCTCAAGGCCATCGCGGTGTCGACGACGCAGCGCGTGCCCGGCCTCCCCGATGTGCCGACGCTCGCGGAATCGGGGCTTCCGCAATACAACTTCGATGCGTGGCTTGCCATCGTCGGCCCCGCTGGCATGCAGGCCCAGAACGTTGCGCAGCTGCAGTCGAAGATCAAGGCAACCTTGCAGGATAAGGACGTGCAGGAGCAACTCGCGCAGCAAGGCGTCATTGTGTCGACCGCTGCGCCGGAGAGCGCTGGCGCGTTCATGAAGACCGAACTAGACAAGCACGCCAGGATCGTCAAGCAGGCCGGTGCGACGTTGAACTGA
- a CDS encoding LysR family transcriptional regulator, producing the protein MHRIDPVSIQLFLTVAREGSIKRAAELEHIAQSALSRRIAELERSLGVTLFVRSTTGVVLTNAGERALELGRKLNADIVSFAREVQDLSEQVGGVVRLAASPSAIIGFLPERLHRFKQAYPHVEIALFERSTAECIRACLDDAADVGIGVATSGAPGLESWPFAVDPLNVVVPNEHPLSSRERLRFVEVLDHPLVVVQASGALAKELGEQATNLRKPFNQSVTVSSFEAACRMVEAGLGIAVLPASASAAYAGTERFMRIPLHEAWSSRHLLVYSPYKSPRLRAVAALIDTLRQEG; encoded by the coding sequence TTGCATCGCATCGACCCTGTCAGCATCCAGCTCTTTCTCACGGTGGCGCGGGAAGGTTCCATCAAGCGCGCGGCGGAACTGGAGCACATCGCGCAGTCGGCGCTAAGCCGCCGCATCGCGGAATTGGAGCGGAGTCTGGGGGTGACTCTCTTCGTTCGTTCTACCACTGGCGTAGTGCTGACCAACGCGGGCGAACGGGCGCTGGAACTGGGCCGCAAACTCAATGCGGACATTGTCTCCTTTGCACGCGAAGTACAGGATCTTAGCGAACAGGTGGGCGGCGTAGTGCGGCTGGCGGCCAGTCCTTCGGCGATCATCGGCTTCCTGCCGGAGCGGCTGCACCGTTTCAAGCAGGCCTATCCGCATGTCGAGATCGCGTTGTTCGAGCGTTCGACGGCAGAGTGCATCCGCGCTTGTCTTGACGATGCCGCCGATGTGGGGATCGGGGTCGCGACAAGTGGCGCGCCGGGCCTGGAGTCGTGGCCGTTTGCTGTCGATCCGCTCAACGTGGTGGTGCCGAACGAACATCCCCTGTCGAGCCGGGAACGTCTGCGTTTCGTCGAAGTGCTCGACCATCCCCTCGTAGTCGTTCAGGCCAGTGGTGCACTGGCGAAGGAGCTTGGCGAACAGGCGACGAATCTGCGCAAGCCTTTCAACCAGAGCGTTACCGTTTCCAGCTTCGAGGCCGCCTGCCGTATGGTCGAGGCAGGCCTGGGCATCGCCGTGCTGCCGGCAAGCGCGAGCGCTGCCTATGCCGGGACCGAGCGTTTTATGCGGATTCCTCTGCACGAGGCATGGAGCAGCAGGCACCTTCTCGTCTACTCGCCATACAAGTCGCCGCGCCTGCGTGCGGTGGCTGCGCTGATCGACACCCTGAGACAGGAAGGTTAG
- a CDS encoding aconitase family protein: protein MNVLEAAGRILYLADSSTAMAQQLAGEDLTLAAAGPLRDDVSTDEITPVPILTHYDDALGRYPYTGYKAGDTLPFVPDSVRLGKFGVTVAGNRYGKGSSREHSPAAEKLAGIRLVVAKSFERIYRQNADNIGLYTSTDFGLVARLEAGEPIPIDDLVAGRDALAASILKHGGLLKFGQQYLTRVQPAGNVDHQQPQTLFEKIVRRNLLSTPVTPMHPNPGDGIFVQAHWRFIHEYYTGMCAHMLHANFGKPVQLKQADHIVVFEDHTSYVTESPAHVRNGLVENVVQMRYAQRDFVKTYGLTFHRTLTDEEVRQDDGSNVAGISHAMMAERYALPGQVVVGTDSHTPHSGALGCVAFGVGTTDMANAFVTGAVRMTLPESIRVVLDGTLQTGVTAKDVVLQLLAQPAIKTGAGVGKVFEFTGPVVSAMSVDERATLTNMCAELGGFTGIVAPDAETVRFLRERRGIDFEVEPWMCSDDGASYAATLEVDCSTLTPMIARPGDPGNGLPIGELDETVKVDIAYGGSCTAGKREDFDQYHAVFQWAAERGLRIPEHVTLYLQFGTTDVRDYCQKQGYMKAFDAVGARILQPSCGACANCGPGSSTSAEQVTVSSINRNFPGRSGPGKVWLASPPTVAASAIAGRLMSFEDLQRRTPTLNH from the coding sequence ATGAACGTCCTCGAGGCCGCCGGCCGTATCTTGTATCTGGCCGACTCGTCGACGGCGATGGCGCAGCAATTGGCGGGCGAGGATCTAACGCTAGCTGCTGCAGGACCGCTACGCGACGACGTTTCCACTGACGAGATCACGCCCGTCCCCATCCTCACGCACTACGACGATGCGCTCGGACGCTATCCTTACACCGGCTACAAGGCCGGCGACACGCTGCCCTTCGTTCCCGATTCGGTTCGCCTTGGCAAGTTTGGGGTCACGGTTGCGGGCAACCGGTATGGCAAGGGCTCGTCACGCGAGCACAGTCCGGCGGCCGAGAAACTCGCCGGTATTCGCCTGGTCGTGGCAAAGAGCTTCGAGCGCATCTACCGCCAGAACGCCGACAATATCGGCCTCTACACGTCCACGGACTTCGGACTCGTGGCACGCCTGGAAGCGGGCGAGCCGATTCCGATCGACGATCTCGTGGCTGGACGTGACGCCCTCGCCGCGTCAATCCTCAAGCATGGCGGCCTGCTGAAGTTCGGGCAGCAATACCTCACGCGTGTACAGCCAGCCGGCAACGTTGACCACCAACAGCCGCAAACGCTGTTCGAGAAAATCGTCCGGCGCAATCTGCTGTCGACGCCGGTCACGCCCATGCATCCGAATCCTGGCGACGGCATCTTCGTGCAGGCGCACTGGCGATTCATCCACGAGTACTACACGGGCATGTGTGCACACATGTTGCATGCCAATTTCGGCAAACCTGTGCAACTCAAGCAGGCTGACCATATTGTCGTTTTCGAGGATCACACGTCCTACGTGACGGAGAGTCCGGCGCATGTGCGCAACGGTCTGGTCGAGAACGTCGTGCAGATGCGGTACGCGCAGCGCGACTTCGTAAAGACCTATGGGCTGACGTTCCACCGCACGCTGACTGACGAGGAGGTGCGCCAGGACGACGGCAGCAATGTTGCTGGCATCTCCCACGCGATGATGGCCGAGCGTTATGCGCTACCGGGACAAGTAGTCGTCGGCACCGACTCGCATACGCCGCACAGTGGCGCGCTGGGTTGTGTGGCCTTCGGTGTCGGCACGACCGACATGGCGAATGCGTTCGTCACCGGTGCGGTGCGGATGACGCTACCGGAATCGATCCGCGTGGTGCTCGATGGCACCCTGCAGACCGGGGTAACCGCCAAGGACGTGGTGCTGCAACTGCTGGCCCAGCCCGCCATCAAGACCGGCGCCGGCGTGGGAAAAGTCTTCGAGTTCACTGGCCCGGTGGTATCGGCGATGAGTGTCGATGAGCGCGCAACGCTGACCAACATGTGTGCCGAACTCGGCGGCTTCACGGGCATTGTTGCGCCGGACGCGGAGACCGTGCGCTTTCTTCGAGAACGGCGCGGCATCGATTTCGAAGTCGAGCCATGGATGTGCAGCGATGACGGCGCGTCCTACGCCGCCACGCTCGAAGTGGATTGCAGCACCCTGACTCCCATGATCGCGCGGCCAGGCGATCCCGGCAACGGACTCCCCATCGGCGAGCTCGACGAAACGGTAAAGGTTGACATTGCGTACGGGGGGTCCTGCACCGCAGGTAAGCGCGAGGACTTCGACCAATACCACGCGGTGTTCCAGTGGGCTGCCGAACGAGGGCTTCGCATTCCTGAGCACGTCACGCTGTACCTTCAGTTTGGCACCACCGATGTGCGCGACTACTGCCAGAAGCAAGGCTATATGAAAGCGTTCGATGCAGTCGGCGCGCGCATCCTGCAGCCCTCCTGCGGCGCATGCGCGAATTGCGGCCCCGGTTCGTCCACGAGCGCCGAGCAGGTTACGGTGAGTTCCATCAACCGCAATTTTCCGGGACGTTCCGGCCCCGGAAAAGTCTGGCTGGCCAGCCCCCCTACGGTCGCGGCGAGTGCCATCGCCGGCAGGCTGATGTCGTTCGAAGACTTGCAGCGACGCACGCCCACGCTGAATCACTGA
- a CDS encoding porin: MKEKLIAAAALAAISPLAFAQSSVTLYGVADAGVEYLNHANASGNSLTRLTSGNMSGSRWGLRGVEDLGAGTKALYVLESGFEIDTGVASQGGRLFGRQAYVGLEHRMGRLSLGRQQNALYDLLINYDPMVLGARYSLQMVDSSFVGRYDNMAKYTGKFGPVTAIALYSFARGTSITSGGATSFAGEVPGDPKSDQALSAGFDYSSGPVGMTAIYDQQQGTLGITGQNTSQRDRRIAVAGSFKFGTTGKLFAGYRWLNGDIGVLAGQPSKRSDVYWLGYQYQILPALSLTAAGYYFNDKRTGRDPWSLIGSANYVLSKRTDAFLNVGYARNKEDSNLGLNGFGISITPGNNQTGVMLGLRHKF; this comes from the coding sequence ATGAAGGAAAAACTGATAGCGGCCGCCGCACTGGCCGCAATATCGCCCCTGGCATTCGCACAGTCCTCGGTCACGCTGTACGGTGTTGCCGATGCTGGCGTGGAGTATCTCAATCACGCCAACGCCAGTGGCAACAGCCTGACGCGTCTGACATCGGGCAACATGTCGGGCTCGCGCTGGGGCCTGCGCGGCGTCGAGGATCTGGGCGCGGGAACCAAAGCACTGTATGTGCTGGAGAGCGGCTTCGAGATCGACACCGGCGTCGCATCGCAGGGCGGCCGGCTGTTTGGCCGGCAGGCGTATGTCGGCCTGGAGCATCGCATGGGCCGGCTCTCGCTCGGCCGGCAGCAGAATGCTTTGTATGACCTGCTAATCAACTATGACCCGATGGTGCTGGGCGCACGCTACTCGTTGCAGATGGTCGATTCGTCATTCGTCGGCCGCTACGACAATATGGCGAAGTACACCGGGAAGTTCGGGCCCGTAACCGCCATTGCCCTCTACAGCTTCGCGCGAGGCACCTCGATCACAAGCGGAGGCGCGACGTCGTTCGCTGGCGAAGTGCCCGGCGACCCGAAGAGTGACCAGGCGCTCAGCGCCGGCTTTGACTATTCCTCCGGCCCTGTCGGCATGACCGCGATCTACGACCAGCAGCAAGGCACTTTGGGCATCACGGGACAGAACACGAGCCAGCGCGACCGTCGCATCGCCGTGGCCGGCAGTTTTAAGTTCGGCACCACCGGCAAGCTGTTCGCAGGCTATCGCTGGCTGAACGGGGATATTGGCGTGCTGGCAGGGCAGCCTTCGAAGCGCAGCGATGTCTACTGGCTCGGCTACCAATATCAGATACTGCCGGCACTCAGCCTGACCGCCGCGGGCTATTACTTCAACGACAAACGCACGGGCCGTGACCCGTGGAGCCTGATCGGGTCTGCCAACTACGTGCTGTCGAAGCGCACCGACGCGTTCCTCAATGTCGGCTACGCAAGGAACAAGGAAGACTCCAACCTCGGCCTAAACGGCTTTGGCATCAGCATCACACCGGGTAACAATCAGACGGGCGTGATGCTCGGTTTGCGTCACAAGTTCTGA